In the genome of Coraliomargarita algicola, one region contains:
- a CDS encoding PIG-L deacetylase family protein, with protein sequence MHLQFSQQGSDLYIPDSSTEALARTTHLGVGAHQDDLEFMAMHGILKCYDNKNQWFGGVTCTNGAGSARTGEFAHVTDEEMQAIRAEEQREAARVGHYSFMAQLHLSSSGIKDPDNHDIENDLVKILSATQPEVVYTHNLADKHSTHIAVAASLIKAIRRLPQDQRPKQLIGCEVWRNLDWLADSQKIIMDLSARTELATKLNGLFVSQISGGKRYDLAVEGRRRANATFFDSHSVDNAQSVAFGVDLTPLIVDDSLSPEAYILSFIEAFKQDVQKQVSAYF encoded by the coding sequence ATGCACTTACAGTTCTCTCAACAAGGCTCCGATCTCTACATTCCAGACTCCAGCACGGAGGCACTGGCCCGCACGACCCACCTCGGTGTCGGCGCCCACCAAGACGATCTGGAGTTTATGGCGATGCACGGCATTCTTAAATGCTATGATAACAAGAACCAATGGTTTGGCGGCGTGACCTGCACCAATGGCGCCGGGAGTGCTCGCACCGGCGAATTTGCCCACGTGACCGACGAAGAGATGCAAGCCATCCGTGCCGAGGAACAGCGCGAGGCGGCACGAGTCGGGCACTATAGCTTCATGGCTCAACTCCACCTGTCGAGCTCTGGCATCAAAGATCCTGACAACCATGATATCGAAAACGATTTAGTCAAAATCCTCAGCGCCACGCAGCCCGAAGTCGTCTACACCCACAACCTGGCCGATAAGCACAGCACTCACATCGCCGTGGCGGCTTCTTTAATCAAAGCCATTCGTCGCCTCCCTCAAGACCAGCGTCCAAAGCAATTGATCGGCTGCGAAGTCTGGCGCAATCTCGATTGGTTGGCCGATAGCCAAAAAATCATCATGGACCTCAGCGCGCGCACCGAACTCGCGACAAAACTAAACGGCCTGTTCGTCTCACAAATCAGTGGAGGCAAACGCTACGACCTCGCAGTGGAAGGTCGCCGCCGAGCCAACGCGACCTTCTTCGACAGTCACTCCGTGGACAATGCTCAAAGCGTCGCCTTCGGGGTCGACCTCACACCACTGATCGTCGACGACAGCCTTTCCCCCGAAGCCTACATACTAAGCTTCATAGAAGCATTTAAACAGGATGTGCAAAAGCAAGTGAGCGCATACTTCTGA
- the nagB gene encoding glucosamine-6-phosphate deaminase has protein sequence MTHLVSELTQLERIPTQIYESADAACLTVADAITDLIQQRNAAGKATVLGLATGSTPVRLYRELIRRHQQEGLSFANVITFNLDEYYGLAGDHPESYRKFMQDQLFDHVDLKPENTYVPDGLVDRDAVFQSCKDYEAAIADAGGIDIQILGIGRTGHIGFNEPGSGPETLTRLVTLDNLTRRDAARDFLGEENVPRHAITMGVGTILAAHQLFLLAWGEGKASIMAQTVEGKQTETIPATFLQQHNNCTFCIDQAAASQLTRQCHPWLVGRIEWTEETTRKAVLWLAQKTGKSLLKLVDEDYTENGMSDLLVEQGPAYDLNIRLFNVTQHTITGWPGGKPNADDSHRPERATPYPKRSLILSPEPLDDVYCLGGTINRLKQHGNQVTIAYQTSGNLAVPDTEVRRAIELMIELGTDRIGEADLSYATTVETQLNEKGSFGADTSEIRQLKGLIRRSEARSSARTLGIDTESLHFMDLPFYEEGRYRRFIVTQADIAKMCELLETVKPHQIFATGYGHDPLSVPALSFEILSAALEQCAGSEWFKDCNIWLYKGPADEWEAHEIDMAVPLSPDEFENKIQGIYQHQTQRSQSPGRASKKSSNSWDLAREINCGTAEIYDALGLAEYEAIECFKRYSK, from the coding sequence ATGACACATCTGGTATCTGAACTCACCCAACTCGAACGCATACCCACTCAAATCTACGAAAGCGCCGATGCAGCCTGCCTGACGGTCGCCGATGCGATCACCGATTTAATCCAGCAGCGAAACGCGGCGGGCAAGGCTACGGTTCTCGGGCTCGCAACGGGTTCGACTCCAGTGCGCCTCTACCGCGAACTCATTCGCCGGCACCAGCAAGAAGGGCTCTCCTTTGCCAATGTAATTACCTTCAATTTGGACGAATACTACGGGCTCGCAGGAGACCACCCGGAGAGCTACCGCAAGTTCATGCAAGACCAACTCTTCGACCATGTCGACCTCAAGCCGGAGAATACGTATGTGCCTGACGGTCTCGTCGACCGCGACGCGGTATTCCAGTCATGCAAAGATTATGAAGCAGCCATCGCCGACGCAGGTGGTATCGACATCCAGATCCTCGGCATCGGACGCACGGGACATATCGGCTTCAACGAGCCAGGCTCGGGACCTGAAACTTTGACCCGCTTGGTCACGCTTGACAATTTAACCCGTCGCGACGCCGCACGTGACTTCCTCGGCGAGGAAAACGTGCCGCGCCACGCCATCACCATGGGCGTCGGCACCATCCTGGCCGCTCACCAACTCTTCCTATTGGCATGGGGTGAGGGTAAAGCGTCTATCATGGCACAAACAGTCGAAGGCAAGCAGACTGAAACGATTCCCGCCACCTTCCTGCAACAGCATAACAATTGCACCTTTTGCATCGACCAGGCCGCCGCGAGCCAACTCACGCGTCAATGCCACCCTTGGCTGGTCGGCCGCATCGAATGGACGGAAGAAACCACTCGCAAGGCGGTGCTCTGGCTGGCCCAAAAGACAGGCAAATCACTACTCAAACTGGTCGACGAAGACTATACTGAGAATGGCATGTCCGACCTGCTGGTCGAACAAGGTCCAGCATACGATCTAAATATACGACTGTTCAACGTCACTCAACACACCATTACCGGTTGGCCAGGTGGTAAACCAAACGCAGACGATAGTCACCGCCCGGAACGCGCGACTCCATATCCTAAGCGTTCCTTGATCTTAAGTCCGGAACCACTCGATGATGTGTATTGCCTGGGAGGCACCATCAATCGTCTAAAACAGCACGGCAATCAGGTCACCATCGCGTACCAAACTTCTGGTAATCTGGCTGTGCCCGACACAGAAGTACGTCGCGCGATCGAACTCATGATTGAACTCGGCACTGACCGTATCGGCGAAGCCGATCTAAGTTACGCCACCACGGTCGAAACACAACTCAACGAAAAAGGCAGTTTCGGCGCAGATACCAGTGAAATACGCCAACTCAAAGGTCTCATCCGTCGCAGTGAAGCACGCTCATCGGCACGCACCCTGGGCATCGACACAGAGAGTTTACACTTCATGGATCTACCCTTCTACGAAGAAGGTCGCTACCGCCGCTTTATCGTGACTCAGGCGGACATCGCGAAAATGTGTGAACTGTTAGAAACAGTCAAACCACACCAAATCTTTGCCACCGGGTACGGACACGACCCACTCTCGGTGCCTGCCTTAAGCTTTGAAATCCTAAGCGCGGCACTCGAGCAATGTGCGGGTTCAGAGTGGTTCAAAGATTGTAACATCTGGCTATATAAAGGCCCGGCCGATGAGTGGGAGGCACACGAAATCGACATGGCGGTGCCACTCTCACCAGATGAGTTCGAAAATAAGATCCAAGGCATCTACCAGCATCAAACACAGCGCAGCCAAAGCCCAGGCAGAGCGAGTAAAAAGAGTAGTAACAGCTGGGATCTAGCGCGCGAAATCAATTGCGGCACCGCTGAAATCTACGACGCACTCGGACTGGCAGAATACGAAGCCATCGAATGCTTCAAACGCTATAGCAAATAA